In a genomic window of Lycium ferocissimum isolate CSIRO_LF1 chromosome 9, AGI_CSIRO_Lferr_CH_V1, whole genome shotgun sequence:
- the LOC132029648 gene encoding protein NDL2-like, translating to MGDSSDSVSVDMETTFSLTGKEHIVKTGRGSVSVTVFGDQDKPALITYPDLALNYMSCFQGLFFCPEAFSLLLHNFCIYHISPPGHELGAAVMSLDDPVLSVDDLADQIVEVLDYFRLGKVMCMGVTAGAYILTLFAIKYTQRVMGLILISPLCKAPSWTEWLCNKVMTNLLYFCGMCSLVKELLLLRYFSKEVRGSVEVPESDVVQACRRLLGERQSPNVLRLLEAMNERPDITKGLRKLQCRSLIFVGENSPFHSEALHMTSKLDRRFSALVEVQACGSMVTEEQPDAMLIPLEYFLMGFGFYRPSQCNVSPRSPLSPTSISPELFSPESMGLKLKPIKTRFSGEV from the exons ATGGGGGACTCAAGTGACTCCGTTTCGGTGGATATGGAAACAACATTCTCCCTCACCGGAAAG GAGCATATTGTAAAAACTGGCCGTGGTTCTGTCTCTGTTACTGTTTTTGGGGACCAGGACAAGCCGGCTCTTATAACCTATCCCGATTTAGCTTTAAATT ATATGTCCTGTTTCCAAGGATTATTCTTTTGTCCAGAAGCATTTTCATTGCTGCTCCATAACTTCTGTATTTACCATATAAGTCCTCCTGGTCATGAG TTGGGAGCTGCTGTCATGAGTCTTGATGATCCAGTCTTATCAGTCGATGATTTAGCAGACCAGATTGTCGAGGTGCTTGATTACTTCAG GCTTGGTAAAGTAATGTGTATGGGAGTAACAGCTGGAGCATATATTCTTACCTTGTTTGCT ATAAAATACACACAAAGGGTTATGGGTTTGATACTTATTTCCCCCTTGTGCAAAGCACCCTCTTGGACAGAATGGTTGTGTAATAAG GTGATGACAAATCTGCTTTACTTTTGTGGCATGTGTAGTTTGGTGAAGGAGTTACTGCTGTTGCGGTACTTTAGCAAG GAAGTCCGCGGCAGTGTTGAAGTTCCAGAATCAGATGTAGTTCAAGCATGCCGAAGA TTGCTAGGTGAGCGACAGAGTCCAAATGTATTGCGGTTGCTTGAAGCTATGAATGA GAGACCAGACATAACAAAAGGCTTGCGGAAACTACAATGTCGTTCTTTAATATTTGTTGGAGAAAACTCTCCTTTCCACTCTGAGGCTCTCCATATGACTTCAAAGCTAGATAGAAGGTTCAGCGCCCTAGTTGAG GTTCAAGCATGTGGTTCAATGGTGACTGAAGAGCAGCCAGATGCAATGTTGATCCCACTGGAATACTTTCTAATGGGATTTGGGTTTTATCGGCCGTCTCAGTGCAATGTCAGCCCAAGAAGCCCCTTAAGTCCAACCAGCATCTCTCCAGAGCTTTTCTCCCCAGAAAGTATGGGCTTAAAGTTAAAACCAATTAAAACCAGATTTTCTGGTGAAGTATGA